One part of the Lytechinus pictus isolate F3 Inbred chromosome 3, Lp3.0, whole genome shotgun sequence genome encodes these proteins:
- the LOC129255654 gene encoding plasma membrane calcium-transporting ATPase 4-like isoform X2, producing MVVTAVGLNSQTGQIFSLLLDVKGQRGQKLEMEEAAIGNNDTNNVPVDGKAADGNLDTEVPDTTPGEAPHAGKKKMVIPERDEGMSEGKSVLQGKLTKLAIQIGYAGCTVAVVTTLVLIIRFCIVEYGIHKQSWDNSHLQEFVDFFIIGVTVLVVAVPEGLPLAVTISLAYSVKKMLHDNNLVRHLDACETMGNATAICSDKTGTLTTNRMTVVKSYIGQKMYIETPGNSDIDSEARHLLVEGISVNSSYSSRILPAEHQGEMPRQVGNKTECALLGFVLDLHEEYQLSRDRWPVEKYACVYTFNSARKSMSTAVPLAEGGFRLYSKGASEIMLSKCEYILDESGQAQPFPASDKEKVVKEVIEKWAMEGLRTLCLAYRDITRDKPTPQWEMESTVVKELTCIALVGIEDPVRNEVPPAIADCQSAGITVRMVTGDNVNTARSIAVKCGILKPGDDFLVLEGREFNKRITENGVIKQHLLDKIWPKLRVLARSSPTDKHTLVKGIIDSKLTANREVVAVTGDGTNDAPALKKADVGFAMGLAGTDVAKEASDIILTDDNFTSIVKAVMWGRNVYDSIAKFLQFQLTVNLVAVTVAFVGACTINDSPLRAIQMLWVNLIMDSFASLALATEMPTNSLLKRRPYGRTKPLISRIMMRNIIGHAAFQIVIIFTILYAGPQIFDIDDGSQEGPSGAPTHHFTIIFNTFVLMQIFNEINSRKVHGERNVFNNIHTNPIFLIVIIGTLITQVILIQFGSIVFSSTGLSLDEWMWCFFLGISSLIWQQIIAYIPTKQLPRICAVGRSSEPETLPTITPVDEDHPDRVDHKRAQILWMRGLTRLQQQIRVVHAFQSGLQHRIERKSLSNSVHEFMAPENSYDIETTKQNEDAAPMVSFSTGTGTSYETQL from the exons ATGGTCGTCACGGCTGTAGGTCTCAACTCACAGACTGGACAGATCTTCTCCCTCTTGCTTgatgtcaaaggtcaacgaGGCCAGAAACTGGAGATGGAGGAAGCAGCCATTGGCAATAATGACA CTAATAATGTGCCAGTTGATGGTAAGGCTGCTGATGGCAACCTTGATACAGAAGTTCCAGACACCACACCAGGGGAGGCCCCTCACGCTGGCAAGAAAAAGATGGTCATTCCAGAGAGGGATGAGGGCATGTCAGAGGGGAAATCAGTGCTGCAGGGCAAGCTCACCAAATTGGCCATCCAAATTGGATATGCAG GTTGTACTGTTGCTGTAGTGACCACATTGGTCTTAATTATCAGATTTTGCATCGTGGAATATGGTATTCACAAGCAAAGCTGGGACAACAGTCACCTACAGGAGTTTGTAGATTTCTTCATCATTGGTGTGACTGTGTTAGTGGTAGCTGTTCCTGAGGGTCTCCCCTTGGCTGTCACAATTTCATTGGCATATTCTGTCAAG AAAATGTTGCACGATAACAATTTGGTTAGGCATCTGGATGCCTGTGAGACAATGGGTAACGCCACAGCCATCTGCTCCGATAAGACTGGTACTCTGACCACCAACAGAATGACCGTTGTTAAGAGCTACATCGGACAGAAGATGTACATAGAGACACCAGGTAACAGTGACATTGACAGTGAGGCCAGACATCTCCTGGTGGAAGGAATCTCAGTCAACAGCAGCTACTCGTCTAGGATTCTA CCTGCAGAACATCAGGGTGAAATGCCTCGTCAAGTTGGCAATAAGACAGAGTGCGCCCTCTTGGGTTTCGTCCTAGATCTTCATGAAGAGTACCAGCTTTCGAGGGATAGATGGCCAGTAGAGAAGTATGCCTGTGTATACACCTTCAACTCAGCCAGGAAGTCCATGAGTACAGCCGTCCCTCTTGCAGAAGGTGGCTTCAGGCTATACTCCAAGGGCGCTTCAGAGATCATGCTGTCAAA GTGTGAATACATTCTTGATGAGTCTGGTCAGGCACAACCATTTCCTGCCAGTGATAAGGAGAAAGTTGTGAAGGAGGTGATTGAGAAGTGGGCTATGGAAGGTCTAAGGACTCTCTGTTTAGCCTACAGGGATATCACCAGGGACAAACCTACACCCCAGTGGGAGATGGAGAGTACCGTAGTCAAGGAACTCACCTGTATTGCTCTGGTTGGCATCGAGGATCCAGTCAGAAATGAG GTTCCACCAGCCATTGCAGACTGCCAGAGTGCAGGAATCACAGTCCGTATGGTGACTGGTGATAATGTGAATACAGCACGCTCCATTGCCGTCAAGTGTGGCATCCTGAAGCCAGGAGATGATTTCCTGGTACTTGAAGGAAGGGAGTTCAACAAGAGAATCACAGAAAATGGAGTC ATCAAGCAGCATCTGTTAGATAAGATCTGGCCCAAACTGAGGGTGTTGGCCCGCTCCTCACCTACAGACAAGCACACCTTGGTCAAAGGCATCATTGACAGTAAGCTAACGGCTAACAGGGAGGTAGTAGCGGTCACAGGGGATGGAACCAACGATGCACCAGCTCTCAAGAAAGCAGATGTAGGATTTGCCATG GGTTTGGCTGGTACCGATGTAGCCAAGGAAGCATCTGATATCATCTTAACAGATGACAACTTCACCAGCATTGTCAAGGCTGTTATGTGGGGGCGTAATGTCTACGACTCCATTGCCAAATTCCTCCAATTTCAACTTACTGTCAATTTAGTTGCTGTTACAGTAGCGTTCGTTGGAGCATGCACAATCAAT GATAGTCCTCTGCGTGCTATTCAAATGTTGTGGGTTAATCTCATCATGGATTCATTCGCCTCATTGGCTCTGGCCACAGAGATGCCCACTAACAGCTTACTCAAGCGCAGGCCCTATGGTCGTACCAAGCCCCTTATATCTAGAATTATGATGAGGAATATTATAGGTCATGCTGCCTTCCAGATTGTTATAATATTTACTATTCTATATGCAG GTCCACAGATATTTGATATAGATGATGGTTCACAAGAGGGTCCTTCTGGAGCACCCACACATCATTTTACCATTATCTTCAACACCTTTGTACTAATgcaaattttcaatgaaatcaaCTCGCGCAAAGTTCACGGCGAGCGTAACGTCTTCAATAATATCCACACCAATCCCATATTCCTCATAGTTATCATTGGCACCTTAATCACTCAA GTAATATTAATACAGTTTGGTAGCATAGTGTTCAGCTCAACGGGCTTGTCCCTAGATGAGTGGATGTGGTGTTTCTTCTTGGGTATCTCCTCATTGATCTGGCAGCAGATCATTGCCTACATCCCCACCAAGCAGCTACCCCGTATCTGTGCGGTGGGTCGCAGCAGTGAGCCGGAGACGCTGCCCACCATCACGCCGGTGGACGAAGACCATCCGGACAGGGTGGATCATAAACGAGCACAGATCCTGTGGATGCGGGGGCTGACAAGACTTCAGCAACAG ATCCGTGTTGTGCACGCTTTCCAGTCAGGTCTCCAGCACCGTATCGAGCGCAAGAGCCTGAGTAACTCGGTCCACGAGTTCATGGCCCCTGAGAACAGCTATGACATTGAGACGACGAAGCAGAATGAAGACGCCGCCCCCATGGTGTCCTTCAGCACGGGTACTGGAACGAGCTATGAGACCCAGTTATAA
- the LOC129255654 gene encoding plasma membrane calcium-transporting ATPase 4-like isoform X1, with product MVVTAVGLNSQTGQIFSLLLDVKGQRGQKLEMEEAAIGNNDNKRKVIYIANNVPVDGKAADGNLDTEVPDTTPGEAPHAGKKKMVIPERDEGMSEGKSVLQGKLTKLAIQIGYAGCTVAVVTTLVLIIRFCIVEYGIHKQSWDNSHLQEFVDFFIIGVTVLVVAVPEGLPLAVTISLAYSVKKMLHDNNLVRHLDACETMGNATAICSDKTGTLTTNRMTVVKSYIGQKMYIETPGNSDIDSEARHLLVEGISVNSSYSSRILPAEHQGEMPRQVGNKTECALLGFVLDLHEEYQLSRDRWPVEKYACVYTFNSARKSMSTAVPLAEGGFRLYSKGASEIMLSKCEYILDESGQAQPFPASDKEKVVKEVIEKWAMEGLRTLCLAYRDITRDKPTPQWEMESTVVKELTCIALVGIEDPVRNEVPPAIADCQSAGITVRMVTGDNVNTARSIAVKCGILKPGDDFLVLEGREFNKRITENGVIKQHLLDKIWPKLRVLARSSPTDKHTLVKGIIDSKLTANREVVAVTGDGTNDAPALKKADVGFAMGLAGTDVAKEASDIILTDDNFTSIVKAVMWGRNVYDSIAKFLQFQLTVNLVAVTVAFVGACTINDSPLRAIQMLWVNLIMDSFASLALATEMPTNSLLKRRPYGRTKPLISRIMMRNIIGHAAFQIVIIFTILYAGPQIFDIDDGSQEGPSGAPTHHFTIIFNTFVLMQIFNEINSRKVHGERNVFNNIHTNPIFLIVIIGTLITQVILIQFGSIVFSSTGLSLDEWMWCFFLGISSLIWQQIIAYIPTKQLPRICAVGRSSEPETLPTITPVDEDHPDRVDHKRAQILWMRGLTRLQQQIRVVHAFQSGLQHRIERKSLSNSVHEFMAPENSYDIETTKQNEDAAPMVSFSTGTGTSYETQL from the exons ATGGTCGTCACGGCTGTAGGTCTCAACTCACAGACTGGACAGATCTTCTCCCTCTTGCTTgatgtcaaaggtcaacgaGGCCAGAAACTGGAGATGGAGGAAGCAGCCATTGGCAATAATGACA ACAAGAGAAAAGTGATATACATAG CTAATAATGTGCCAGTTGATGGTAAGGCTGCTGATGGCAACCTTGATACAGAAGTTCCAGACACCACACCAGGGGAGGCCCCTCACGCTGGCAAGAAAAAGATGGTCATTCCAGAGAGGGATGAGGGCATGTCAGAGGGGAAATCAGTGCTGCAGGGCAAGCTCACCAAATTGGCCATCCAAATTGGATATGCAG GTTGTACTGTTGCTGTAGTGACCACATTGGTCTTAATTATCAGATTTTGCATCGTGGAATATGGTATTCACAAGCAAAGCTGGGACAACAGTCACCTACAGGAGTTTGTAGATTTCTTCATCATTGGTGTGACTGTGTTAGTGGTAGCTGTTCCTGAGGGTCTCCCCTTGGCTGTCACAATTTCATTGGCATATTCTGTCAAG AAAATGTTGCACGATAACAATTTGGTTAGGCATCTGGATGCCTGTGAGACAATGGGTAACGCCACAGCCATCTGCTCCGATAAGACTGGTACTCTGACCACCAACAGAATGACCGTTGTTAAGAGCTACATCGGACAGAAGATGTACATAGAGACACCAGGTAACAGTGACATTGACAGTGAGGCCAGACATCTCCTGGTGGAAGGAATCTCAGTCAACAGCAGCTACTCGTCTAGGATTCTA CCTGCAGAACATCAGGGTGAAATGCCTCGTCAAGTTGGCAATAAGACAGAGTGCGCCCTCTTGGGTTTCGTCCTAGATCTTCATGAAGAGTACCAGCTTTCGAGGGATAGATGGCCAGTAGAGAAGTATGCCTGTGTATACACCTTCAACTCAGCCAGGAAGTCCATGAGTACAGCCGTCCCTCTTGCAGAAGGTGGCTTCAGGCTATACTCCAAGGGCGCTTCAGAGATCATGCTGTCAAA GTGTGAATACATTCTTGATGAGTCTGGTCAGGCACAACCATTTCCTGCCAGTGATAAGGAGAAAGTTGTGAAGGAGGTGATTGAGAAGTGGGCTATGGAAGGTCTAAGGACTCTCTGTTTAGCCTACAGGGATATCACCAGGGACAAACCTACACCCCAGTGGGAGATGGAGAGTACCGTAGTCAAGGAACTCACCTGTATTGCTCTGGTTGGCATCGAGGATCCAGTCAGAAATGAG GTTCCACCAGCCATTGCAGACTGCCAGAGTGCAGGAATCACAGTCCGTATGGTGACTGGTGATAATGTGAATACAGCACGCTCCATTGCCGTCAAGTGTGGCATCCTGAAGCCAGGAGATGATTTCCTGGTACTTGAAGGAAGGGAGTTCAACAAGAGAATCACAGAAAATGGAGTC ATCAAGCAGCATCTGTTAGATAAGATCTGGCCCAAACTGAGGGTGTTGGCCCGCTCCTCACCTACAGACAAGCACACCTTGGTCAAAGGCATCATTGACAGTAAGCTAACGGCTAACAGGGAGGTAGTAGCGGTCACAGGGGATGGAACCAACGATGCACCAGCTCTCAAGAAAGCAGATGTAGGATTTGCCATG GGTTTGGCTGGTACCGATGTAGCCAAGGAAGCATCTGATATCATCTTAACAGATGACAACTTCACCAGCATTGTCAAGGCTGTTATGTGGGGGCGTAATGTCTACGACTCCATTGCCAAATTCCTCCAATTTCAACTTACTGTCAATTTAGTTGCTGTTACAGTAGCGTTCGTTGGAGCATGCACAATCAAT GATAGTCCTCTGCGTGCTATTCAAATGTTGTGGGTTAATCTCATCATGGATTCATTCGCCTCATTGGCTCTGGCCACAGAGATGCCCACTAACAGCTTACTCAAGCGCAGGCCCTATGGTCGTACCAAGCCCCTTATATCTAGAATTATGATGAGGAATATTATAGGTCATGCTGCCTTCCAGATTGTTATAATATTTACTATTCTATATGCAG GTCCACAGATATTTGATATAGATGATGGTTCACAAGAGGGTCCTTCTGGAGCACCCACACATCATTTTACCATTATCTTCAACACCTTTGTACTAATgcaaattttcaatgaaatcaaCTCGCGCAAAGTTCACGGCGAGCGTAACGTCTTCAATAATATCCACACCAATCCCATATTCCTCATAGTTATCATTGGCACCTTAATCACTCAA GTAATATTAATACAGTTTGGTAGCATAGTGTTCAGCTCAACGGGCTTGTCCCTAGATGAGTGGATGTGGTGTTTCTTCTTGGGTATCTCCTCATTGATCTGGCAGCAGATCATTGCCTACATCCCCACCAAGCAGCTACCCCGTATCTGTGCGGTGGGTCGCAGCAGTGAGCCGGAGACGCTGCCCACCATCACGCCGGTGGACGAAGACCATCCGGACAGGGTGGATCATAAACGAGCACAGATCCTGTGGATGCGGGGGCTGACAAGACTTCAGCAACAG ATCCGTGTTGTGCACGCTTTCCAGTCAGGTCTCCAGCACCGTATCGAGCGCAAGAGCCTGAGTAACTCGGTCCACGAGTTCATGGCCCCTGAGAACAGCTATGACATTGAGACGACGAAGCAGAATGAAGACGCCGCCCCCATGGTGTCCTTCAGCACGGGTACTGGAACGAGCTATGAGACCCAGTTATAA